One genomic window of Hydra vulgaris chromosome 03, alternate assembly HydraT2T_AEP includes the following:
- the LOC124808740 gene encoding uncharacterized protein LOC124808740 isoform X2, with protein MACASRFNKEKVDRFFDALESIIFNQYGKIVIPPSRIFNADESGFSVCHTPGKTVALKGKRSVGAITSLEKVKTITVLCCVSAVGVYVPPMIIFPRVRMKPSFMDQAPQGALGVATKNGWINEELFDIWFDHFLQFTQPSNCNTLTILILDGHSCHVKNIKVILKARRSNVILLGLPSHCTHKMQPLDISFFKSLSSRYNSVVQSWHRQHRGRPVTEAEFGNLFSTAYGDAASVSKAKSRFRKSGIHPFNRLIFTDKIL; from the coding sequence ATGGCATGTGCATCCAGATTTAACAAGGAGAAAGTTGATCGTTTTTTTGATGCCTTAGagtcaattatatttaatcaGTATGGAAAAATTGTAATCCCACCAAGTCGCATCTTTAATGCTGATGAAAGTGGCTTTTCAGTTTGTCATACTCCTGGTAAAACTGTTGCTCTGAAAGGAAAGAGATCAGTAGGAGCAATAACAAGTTTAGAAAAAGTCAAAACCATTACAGTGTTATGCTGTGTGAGTGCTGTTGGAGTATATGTGCCTCCTATGATTATTTTTCCTCGTGTACGAATGAAGCCATCTTTTATGGATCAAGCACCCCAAGGAGCACTTGGTGTTGCAACAAAAAATGGTTGGATAAATGAAGAACTGTTTGATATCTGGTTTGACCACTTCTTACAATTTACTCAACCATCAAACTGCAATACACTAACTATACTTATATTAGACGGTCATAGCTGTCATGTAAAGAACataaaagtgatattaaaaGCTCGCAGAAGCAATGTGATTTTATTAGGCCTTCCAAGTCATTGTACCCATAAAATGCAGCCActagatatttctttttttaaatctttaagcTCACGATACAATTCAGTTGTGCAGTCATGGCATCGCCAACACCGTGGTAGACCAGTAACAGAGGCTGAATTCGGAAATCTGTTCAGCACTGCTTATGGTGACGCTGCTTCAGTGAGTAAAGCTAAGAGCAGATTTCGTAAATCAGGAATTCATCCTTTTAATCGCCTCATTTTCacagataaaattttatag
- the LOC136077864 gene encoding uncharacterized protein LOC136077864 isoform X1: MLSKELKMLLAIKIRENKEVLLGKLSPSITMRHRNRIWEDIMSHLNSLGAKIEDINQLRNREWDYLRRATMQKFAKSLKTGAAGRQLTELDNVVLDILDRKSINVSGINVPDFNISFCMTDDALSSTPNQLSTHTATLSSSSKEVNFNLKQSSDTASFISSMSDARIDCMFSPNLDNTTLVGDSRQILQDSIQNKPSMGALKNLKRKQARKSLLVDGSFKKLKVSVLGLEKERLEKEQELRVKLLKLDVALRQQQIRKEKALTIYYTTATKLMHEKMQPSNQQHFVNTDTEEILLH, encoded by the exons atgctgtctaaagaacttaaaatgTTACTAGCAATAAAGATCAGAGAAAACAAAGAGGTTCTTCTTGGGAAGCTTA GTCCATCTATTACTATGAGGCATAGAAATAGAATTTGGGAAGACATAATGTcacatttaaatagtttagggGCAAAAATTGAAGATATCAACCAGCTGCGTAATAGAGAGTGGGATTATTTGCGAAGAGCTACAATgcaaaaatttgctaaaagtCTAAAAACAG gtgCTGCAGGGAGACAACTAACAGAATTAGATAATGTTGTCTTAGACATTCTTGACAGGAAGTCAATAAATGTATCTGGAATCAATGTTCCTGATTTTAATATCTCTTTTTGTATGACAGATGATGCATTGTCATCCACTCCCAACCAACTTTCTACTCATACTGCCACCCTTTCTTCATCAAGTAAAGaagtaaactttaatttgaaaCAATCTTCTGATACAGCTTCTTTTATTTCATCTATGTCTg atgCAAGAATTGATTGTATGTTCTCCCCTAATTTAGACAATACCACTCTTGTTGGTGATAGTCGTCAGATACTTCAAG attcaATTCAAAATAAACCATCAATGGgggcattaaaaaatttaaaaagaaaacaagctAGAAAAAGTCTCTTGGTAGatggaagttttaaaaaattgaaagtaagTGTTTTAGGGTTAGAAAAAGAAAGATTAGAAAAAGAACAAGAGTTAAGagttaaacttttgaaattggACGTTGCCCTCAGGCAACAGCAAATTCGAAAAGAAAAGGCTTTAACAATATATTACACAACAGCAACAAAGCTAATGCATGAGAAAATGCAACCTTCAAACCAGcaacattttgtaaatacagacacg gagGAAATTCTCTTGCATTAA
- the LOC136077864 gene encoding uncharacterized protein LOC136077864 isoform X2 — protein MLSKELKMLLAIKIRENKEVLLGKLSPSITMRHRNRIWEDIMSHLNSLGAKIEDINQLRNREWDYLRRATMQKFAKSLKTGAAGRQLTELDNVVLDILDRKSINVSGINVPDFNISFCMTDDALSSTPNQLSTHTATLSSSSKEVNFNLKQSSDTASFISSMSDNTTLVGDSRQILQDSIQNKPSMGALKNLKRKQARKSLLVDGSFKKLKVSVLGLEKERLEKEQELRVKLLKLDVALRQQQIRKEKALTIYYTTATKLMHEKMQPSNQQHFVNTDTEEILLH, from the exons atgctgtctaaagaacttaaaatgTTACTAGCAATAAAGATCAGAGAAAACAAAGAGGTTCTTCTTGGGAAGCTTA GTCCATCTATTACTATGAGGCATAGAAATAGAATTTGGGAAGACATAATGTcacatttaaatagtttagggGCAAAAATTGAAGATATCAACCAGCTGCGTAATAGAGAGTGGGATTATTTGCGAAGAGCTACAATgcaaaaatttgctaaaagtCTAAAAACAG gtgCTGCAGGGAGACAACTAACAGAATTAGATAATGTTGTCTTAGACATTCTTGACAGGAAGTCAATAAATGTATCTGGAATCAATGTTCCTGATTTTAATATCTCTTTTTGTATGACAGATGATGCATTGTCATCCACTCCCAACCAACTTTCTACTCATACTGCCACCCTTTCTTCATCAAGTAAAGaagtaaactttaatttgaaaCAATCTTCTGATACAGCTTCTTTTATTTCATCTATGTCTg ACAATACCACTCTTGTTGGTGATAGTCGTCAGATACTTCAAG attcaATTCAAAATAAACCATCAATGGgggcattaaaaaatttaaaaagaaaacaagctAGAAAAAGTCTCTTGGTAGatggaagttttaaaaaattgaaagtaagTGTTTTAGGGTTAGAAAAAGAAAGATTAGAAAAAGAACAAGAGTTAAGagttaaacttttgaaattggACGTTGCCCTCAGGCAACAGCAAATTCGAAAAGAAAAGGCTTTAACAATATATTACACAACAGCAACAAAGCTAATGCATGAGAAAATGCAACCTTCAAACCAGcaacattttgtaaatacagacacg gagGAAATTCTCTTGCATTAA
- the LOC136078382 gene encoding putative nuclease HARBI1: MDLIFSDEELDFEVAENELIKIIKWPNDCSTLPQKFMEIGGFPCVCGVLDRSHILLSNPPQADEDSLINRHHVHSINAMAVCGPDTSIFYASTNSPGRWHDAHVLRNCNLWNKFEIGELPFNGAVILADSAYPCREWLIPPFPGDPDGAQKRFNIAQRKTRNIIERCFGIVKNRFYALKTGIRLHKVEDASKLIMCGFVIHNLCIRHGDNGNDFEEREEEQADENLAQENQNDRALNRRSQLLNYFT, from the exons atggatttaattttttcggATGAAGAATTAGATTTCGAAGTTGCAGAAAATGAGCTCATAAAGATCATAAAGTGGCCCAATGATTGCTCCACTCTTCCACAGAAGTTCATGGAAATCGGAGGTTTTCCGTGCGTATGTGGTGTCCTGGATAGATCTCATATACTCCTTTCTAACCCTCCTCAAGCAGATGAAGATTCTCTAATCAATCGCCATCATGTCCATAGCATAAATGCAATGGCAGTATGTGGACCCGACACATCCATATTTTATGCATCGACCAACAGTCCAGGAAGGTGGCATGATGCACAT GTTCTAAGAAATTGCAACCTATGGAACAAGTTTGAAATTGGAGAGCTTCCATTTAATGGAGCTGTAATTTTGGCTGACTCTGCGTACCCATGTCGAGAATGGTTAATTCCACCTTTTCCCGGTGATCCAGACGGAGCTCAAAAACGTTTCAACATAGCACAGAGAAAAACTAGAAACATAATTGAGCGATGTTTTGGAATTGTCAAAAACAGGTTTTATGCTTTGAAAACTGGAATTCGTTTGCATAAGGTCGAAGATGCCTCTAAGCTTATCATGTGTGGATTTGTTATCCATAACTTGTGTATTCGACATGGAGACAACGGTAATGACTTTGAAGAACGCGAAGAAGAACAAGCTGATGAAAATCTAGCTCAAGAAAATCAGAATGATAGAGCTTTGAATAGACGATCACAGCTACTTAActactttacttaa